In Colias croceus chromosome 8, ilColCroc2.1, the genomic window ttatgattttaCACACTACTCATATATCACGAACACATACAAAacacaatataaacaaaaaaaatattgtagtattcgaaatttttaataaggtATACACTATATTATCCAGTAGAAAAAATTTGGACGATTTTAAGAGAAGATAATCGTAGTATCAAGAAAAGCGAAGTCGGaagataattgaaaaaaaaaacctggaaggatacaaaaataacagGTGACACGGGCTACGAAGTAGGTAACTTTTTATGAAGCTTTCGATTCCATCCATCTTATGAAGTAACTGTACCTactataacatattataggACAAAAATCACAGCTATATTCGAATCCTTATAAGTATGTTAAACAAGTATAGAATTTTCAGATTCCGTTATTGATAAATTAAGTTCGCCCACTATAACCTTAAAACATGTTCAGAACTTAGAAAGccgttgaaaataaaaaataaactgaccCTGTTCACATTAGAAGAACGAactgtagttttttttaacaactGCTGTTATGAATTTGTTTACCTTTTTTatgtggggaaatcttgcccCCGCGGAAGGAGCTGTGGGTTATGTctgattcttaccgactaaaaccccactgtgttccgtcaagccgcTCGGCTCTAATGATGAGGTCGCGGGTATTGTTtcgaattcttccgcgaccatGAATTTGTTATCTACCTAATAGTTCAGGATCCATcacccatttttgcaagtgattACTATCAACTTATCTaatatcaagctaattttccgtgagtagctttattttgattagACGACCAATAATTTcctgtacgaaactctcgattgcgGTAGCTAAAAGAGGTAACACGGAtacaattttttgatttgatggttctcaaatatttattacgcaatttgtaggacaatatgtctgttgaattatataaatattaactaagtgaaaacaaaaaaatcagctggttagtaatcatttatgatgacctcgtacACATTGGAAAGAGGGGACTCTTTGatcaaaccatagattttgtaggacaaatattttttcgaataatttagataattatcttgagattgaacaaaaaaaaatcagttcgtaataaatatttgagaaattATGAAATCGAATTATGAATCGCCTGTGAAATTATGAATAGCAGAATTGACTTACTTTCTCCTTTTTGTGtttgcatattaaaaaaataaggcggtaaatataatttttttaatgttccaTCGCCTCAATAGTACAtagttataattaatgaaaagcgacatttcaaatatttttagctttttctttattaGATAAGTAACCCGGCGAACTGCGTATCACTACACATTACATAACATTGCATTggtgcaaaatatttttcgttgcttattattttttatgttgctGTCGATCTCCAAAAATTTAAATCTCAAAGCCATTCTCGAGGTTTAGTGAGACAACGAACATCaatttattaaccgacttcaaaaaaaggaggaggttatcaattcggccggtatgtttttttttttatgtatgtacaccgattactccgaggtttctgaaccgatttacgtgattctttttttgttcgatgcgggacggtgtcgaattggtcccataaaaattttattcggataggattattttatgagcattttggtctgtatttgtatttgtaaatgttgcaagtgcaagtttgaagtcggttgtttttaacgcagttataatATAGACTTGTCGATATGAGTTTCATATAAGTATCATGTGTTACTTTGCAGGTAGCTTTCTActcttgaaataatttttgaaattgcaTGAAATTCCTAACGATACCACGAAATCACGAAAGATGTTCAATagtctaaaatctaaataatcaACCCGTGCGAAATCATGACAAGCGACAGGAACAGAACCTATTGcgttaatttaataatgtactTAAATACTCAATAGCTTACCTTGGGTACAGCTGCTTTTGTGTGATTTAAGTGCATACCACCAACTTCGACTATCGCAGGAACTAAAGGCTTTTCTCCATTAAAGGTAAAATGTGTATTCACCAAAATCAAGCTCATGTTCGTAGACAATTCTTGCAAGGGCACTTCTACGCCGTAATGCTTTTCTATCATCGTCTTCTCCATCCGATGGAAGGCAGACACCCCAAAGTTTAGCATAGTTAGTAGAAACGTGTTTGTCATTTTCTCCATAAGTGTAAACCGGCCCTTTTTGGGCATATATGTGATTGGGAGGTATGCCGGATTGTAGAAAAGACCAAAGCGATCATAGAACCACGGCAACATTAAACTTGACGACAAACCAATAATCGGAACTTTTATTCCATGTACGTGCAGCAATCCGAGCATACAATCGCTTATAAAAGCTTCAACTAGAACGATGTCGTAATCGTTTTGTAGAGCAGCGACTAGCGGCGGAAATCCTACAGCCTTCTCACATATACCAGAAACCAATGTTCCCATCGTCTTGGAAATGACCCATACTTCTATAAATTGACCCAGAGTACTTCTTGTTATGATATTTGGTTCTGGTATAACTGAAAGATCAATTAATTCCTGAGTACCCGTTTCTATGAGGTCTTGAAAACTTATGTCCGTATAATTCGCGATaggtttttttaaggggaaaAACGATGCGACGGTAACTTGGTGACCACGCAGAGCTAATTGTCTTAAAAGTGGATCGAAGACCATATGATGACTTTTTCCAGGATGAGGAAAGAGTCCTAGGATTCGCGCACCGTAAACATTGTTTGCAAAAGTTAAGATCGAAAATATAACGAGTAAAGAATACATGGTGTTAAATTTTCACTGACTGTATCACTAGCAAGCTATATTTTGTCCGAAATTGTGTACAATActgcatttatattatgtattataatttttaataattactctTTATCTGATAAATTCACCTAAACGACGGCTGCTCAATGTATCATGTATTCGGTTATCACTCAATCGTATTCAAAACTTGTAGGTATGTCATTTTTTGATATCCTTTGATGGCGTATATGGATTTTATGGATTGTGCCAGTTCATTGTGTGGAGCCTAACGGCTGCTTTCTGAATTGAATATTTGTCGTGAAGATTGGTGAAGAACTTTTAAATTGCttctaaattcataaaatgCTGCTTAAAAAATTTCTAGTGCCTACGTACGGTACGTATGTCATTACGCACCGAAGGGTCCTCTTGTAGGGTCGGACATTATCAGTTTGATCCCATAAACTTAGGGGATGTTGGTGAAAACGGGCATGAGACTagctattttaaatttagctATGTAGCAGTTTGAGACTagctattttaaatttagtagGTAATGTACATTGTTAGTAGGTATGCTGAGAAATTAACTCCTTGTGTTTGATTCGTCAGCAGAATTTTCCGTCAAGGACttctttattttgaatatctGATAAAGATTTTGTTTTGCGGATAAGGAGTACCTACAATGTATCCGCAAACatggtaagtaggtatatacacaaataaagataatacTCGTTtacttaatagttaatacgGTGATAAGAATAATGTAGATGATCAGTAAATATGCTCATGTTTGACGAATGTATAGCACACGTCCTCACACGTCATGTAGGTACACACAACCTTTTATTATTCAGATAAGAACGACTAGACATTACATCGATCGATATATTTTTGGGATTAACATCAATCAAAAAAACTGAACACTGataaaaagagttaaaatataggtacttacctaagTAAGTAGTTACAacgtaaatattttgtgtgctttatacatttatagtaACGTAACATAACCTTTAAAAGGAGTGCTTTAGCATACACAATGTTTTTTATACATCTAATATTTGGTTAATGCACAAAACTCACCATTGGCAATGGTCTCTCAGTATGGTCTAGATGCATCCCGCCGACTTCGACCAGACCAGGCAGCAGCGGCCTTACACCATTCAATGCATGGAAAGTATTCACCATAACCATCGTCATATTCATAGACAACTCATACAACGGCACCTCCACGCCAAAATGTTTCTCAATTATCTTCTTTTCCTTGTTTTGAACCGCGTTATGaaaccataaataataataaatgttcatCAATGAATTTTGTATTCTCTGTATGAAGGTCATAGAAGCAGTCCAGGAGCCAGTAGCCACTGGAATGTACGACGGATTGTTTGTTACTCCAATGCGATCCGGAACCCACGGAATTAAAGCACAACTCGACAGCGCGATGACCGGCGCTTTTATCTCATACACGTATAGTAATCCAAGCATACAGTCACTAGTGAAACTCTCAGTTAAAACCACATCGTATTTCTCTTTCAATGCACTCACAAGTGGCGGCCAGTCCACAGCTTTTGAACAAATGTTCAAAGCCTTGGCGGCAAACGCGTCGATGGTGGACACTCTTTCCAACACCTCGCCTATTAATGGTATGCGGAAAAAAATACTGCGAGATTCGAAGGAGGACATATTCAACGTTTCCAATCCAACATTAGCAATACCCTGCAAATTGACGTTCGTATAATTCGCTGGCGGATTTTGCAGGGGGAAAAACGATGCAACCGTTACTTGATGTCCACGTTTGGATAGTTCTTTGAGGAGTGGATCAAATACCATGTGGTGACTTTTCCCTGTGTGCGCGAACAGGCCTAAGATTCTTGCGTTGTGAACATagttaataaatgttattaaaataatgaatgtgGGGCGCATGTTGGAAGAGATCTTCTCTATATAGAGACACGCGACATACTGCGTGCTCTGCATGCGCCAGATCGCAGATAGATAATTTGCGAGCTATTTTTATAGACTATCATGAGTAATAATTGAGACCAGAaaaacaaacaagcaaacaacataaacattttttatcgtTTGACTgacatcatcattatcattcTATCATACCTATATAGGTaggttaatataattttaacaatatattgGTGACAGACTTTCATGTAGAGAAaccttatattttcttgtatgaaGCAAAATTGCATAGAATTATTTCGCCCAGTTAATAAGAAATATCAAGACAAATGATGAGCTTTGCGTCACTGGATGCAAATCtcagtgtaaaatatatttacggTTGAAAATCAGAGACcacattacattattatttacataaacagATGGCTAAGTTGCAGAATAAgttaagttattaataaaaaattaaggcaacaacaagtgataactgcgttaaaaacaaccgacttcaaacttgcacttgcaaaatgcaaaatttacaaatacctacagacaaaaatgctcctaaaataaaaactactgggcctatccgaatacaattattatgggaccaattcgacaccatcccgcatcgaacaaagaaatcggttcagaaacctcggagtaatcggtgtacatacataaaaaaaaaacataccggccgaattgataacctcctcctttttttgaagtcggttaaaaaacgATTTTTGCTAGTATCAatttatcatatatttattgaaatataatacctaGTGCATTGTTATTGCAATGATACCTTATCTGTGAAGagatttcataataattatgagtattgtttaattgataaatatgaaattcatTCTCTATAATTAGATTTTTGGTACTcttaagggtgcttttccaccaataatgagCTAGGAAAATGTGTCGTGTGAGGCTATCTGTTAAGGATTGCGGGGATGATTAAAGATACAAACTTTGATCATTGAAGCGTGCCTTTATTAATCACACAACAACATGGGGAACCTCTTACATCTTGCAGATTACAGACTATATAAAACTTCCTTCATAACTGACAGTTGACACAGTGTCACAACCAACGCAGTGTTgctacatacaatattatataaatcattgTTAATCAACACCTCCCCCCAATGATTTatatcaacataactaacattACCTACAATGAATAAGTAAGaactaacaaaacaataatttgtattaaccaaaactaacaaactaaaaatacacaatgcGAACTGAACTTTATTCCAATCCTAATTtaggtacaaaataattatgggagattttatttaatggtttcgtaaaaatatcagcTATTTGTTGCTTTGTAGGTATATACATAACACAAATTTCCTTACattctattttatgtttaacaaAGTTGTATTTTACATCCACATGTTTCATTCTTTTTTGATCAGGATTACATACAGAAAATATTGTACTTTTATTGTCTTCATATATGGTAGTGGTATTACAATTAACATCTAactcatttaataatttcctAATCCAACAAGCCTCTAGAGTTGCTTCATTGAGAGAGTATAACTCTGCCTCAGTAGTGCTTAAAGCTACAGTGCTTTGCTTTTTGCAACGCCAAATAACACTGTTATcaaatactttaaatacataaccAGTTACAGATTTCCTATCTTTATCTACAGCAAAACTTGCATCAGCATATCCAACTAGTGGTTCGGAATTACAATTcttagtatattttaaattataattaatggtaCCTTTAACATATCTTAAAATCCTTTTCAAGCATTGCCATAACCTTTCTGATGGTCTAGATTGATATCTTGCTAAATATGAAACAGAAGCACACAAATCAGGTCTTGAACCTACTACAGCATACATTAAAGAACCTATACAAGCTCTGCATTTATGCTCTAAAGAGTAATCAATTGTACAATCATCAAGATTAACATTAACTTCCATGGGTGATTCACTAGTATTTGCTTCAGACATAccaaattttgttaatatagACTCTAAATACTCTTTCTGGTTAATATACAAACAATCACTAtcttgaataatattaatacccagatattttaaatttttagatCCTAGatctttcattttaaattctgtatataacatttctttaacattatttatccTTAAATTGTCCTCACCCAAAATTAGTAAATCATCCACATAcaacaaaatgtaaataccatccttaaaatataaacaataatcactTTCTGCTCTTTGAAATCCTTTACTCttcataaaactataaaatttattataccaattttttgaagattttttaagACCATACAgtgatttattcaatttcaaaacataatttttatctatatttataccAGGTGGGGGCTTTAAGTATACAACATCATCAATTTCACCATGAAGGAAAGCACCTTTAACATCCATTTGATGAATTAAATAGTTCCTTTGAACAGCTAATGATAAAAGAACTCTGAGAGTTTGTAATTTCAAAACGGGagaataaatttcattaaagcTACCTTCCTGTTGAAATCCCCTTGCAACTAATCTAGCTTTATATACATCACCCgccttttttgtaaaaatccaTCTACAATCAATTAACTTAACATCGTTTGGTTTTTCTACAACTTCCCAAGTTTTGTTATCCTCTAAAGATTTAATTTCCTCATTTACCGCTTCATACCACCTATCCTTATCGTCATAAGAATCTATATCATTATACTTTTCTGGAACATTACCATTAGAACAAGACAAAAATGATGCCATTAATATATCACCTAAATCTGAATCATCAGTAAcaaaatcttgtaaatattttggttTAGTTTTCTTTCTATTTTCCCTAGAATTAACATTATCTATATTCCTTTCTTCAAATTGTAAtgattctaaattattatcagaaattaaaattttctcagTACTATTGGTTTGGGTTTTATCAGGACTACTACTACCAACCTTCTCCTTCCTATCCGAGATAGACTCCGCATCAATACTAACCATTTCAGGTGACTCTGAACATGTTTCTTCCCTAAACAATACGTTTCGTTCTATGCATATTCTCCTTTTATTATCATCCCATAATCTATATCCCCCTGGAGCATAACCAaccattttcaatttaataccaCGAGGGTCTAACTTCATTCGGAGTTTTTGAGGAATATGGGCATATGCAGATGACCCAAACATTCTGAAATTAGATACATTAGGACGTCTTCCTTCCCACATTTCAAATGGTGTAACATTAAGAGAAGCAGTGGGACTACGATTAGTGACATATACCGCATATCTCAGGGCCTCGCCCCAAAGCTCTTTACAAAGTTTAGAATCTAACAATAATGCACGCGCCTTTTCAGTCAGAGTACGATTCATTCTCTCAGCTACTCCGTTCATTTCAGGATTATATGCAGCAGTATACTGCAATACTATGCCCTTTTCATaacaaaaagatttaaaatttctagAAATATACTCACCACCATTATCTGACTTTAACTTCAATATACCATGACCAAAATGATTACtagcataattataatatgtcttgaaatattcaaaaactTCAGACTTGTCTCTTAATAAGTAAACTGCAGTGAAATGGGTAAAATCATCTatgaaagtaacaaaatatttatatccgTCCCACGTAGACGGGCTAACAGAACAAACATCGGTATGTACTAGTTCTAAGGGTTTCCTAGCCTTATACATTCTCCCATTAAAAGGAAGGCGTGTAATATTAGCAAGTATGCATGATtcacaatgtttattttctaaatttttttctttcaaatcaGTTAAAccatcaaccatatttttatttactaaagttTTCAAACTACTATAGCTTAAGTGAGAAAATCTTTTATGCCAAATTTCTACTAAATTATCTTTTGTGTCTGATTTTTCACCATAATaacaatcattaaaaattacttcaaattctacaaaataaaGGGATCCTAGTCTATGCCCaaccataaacaattcattggTTTGTGAGAAAACTTTAACTTCCCCTTCATTGAAGATGATCTTTAAACCATGCTTTTCCATTTTGGAAacagatattaaatttttccttaattgtggtacataatacacatcatttaatataatattaaccttaaaatcacttaaataacattttatttttcctatacCAACAGCTTCTAAATCAACATC contains:
- the LOC123694042 gene encoding UDP-glycosyltransferase UGT5-like isoform X2 — protein: MRPTFIILITFINYVHNARILGLFAHTGKSHHMVFDPLLKELSKRGHQVTVASFFPLQNPPANYTNVNLQGIANVGLETLNMSSFESRSIFFRIPLIGEVLERVSTIDAFAAKALNICSKAVDWPPLVSALKEKYDVVLTESFTSDCMLGLLYVYEIKAPVIALSSCALIPWVPDRIGVTNNPSYIPVATGSWTASMTFIQRIQNSLMNIYYYLWFHNAVQNKEKKIIEKHFGVEVPLYELSMNMTMVMVNTFHALNGVRPLLPGLVEVGGMHLDHTERPLPMYIERFINESEHGVVLFSFGSLIKTSTIPKYKEEVIIKALSKLKQRVIWKYEESGEEGTLTGNILKVRWLPQFELLRHKKVVAFIAHGGLLGMTEAVSAGKPMLVVPFFGDQPSNAAAAESAGFAKVLRYSDLTEESLSAALESVLSAEMRLQARTVSKIWNDRQNPPLETAVYWVERVIRWGPVAKLHSPARDLAFYEYALLDVAAAYIAIILTTLALFWYSLSKLSRLFLKDSKQKLH